The following are from one region of the Pantoea cypripedii genome:
- the anfD gene encoding nitrogenase iron-iron protein, alpha chain has translation MPYHEFECSKCIPERKQHAVVKGPDEDITSALPLGYLNTIPGTISERGCAYCGAKHVIGTPMKDVIHISHGPVGCTYDTWQTKRYISDNDNFQLKYTFATDMKEKHIVFGAEKVLKNNINEAFDAHPNIKRMTIYQTCASALIGDDIAAIAQEVMDERPDVDIFVCNSPGFAGPSQSGGHHKINIAWVNQKVGTVEPTITSDYVINYVGEYNIQGDQEVMVDYFKRMGIQVLSTFTGNGSYDDLRAMHKAHLNVLECARSAEYICNELRVRYGIPRLDIDGFGFDPLADSLRKIGLFFGIEDRAQAIIDEEVARWKPELDWYKARLKGKKVCLWPGGSKLWHWAHVIHAEMGVEVVSVYTKFGHQGDMEKGIARCEAGALAIDDPNELESLEAMYKLKPDVIFTGKRPGEVAKKIRVPYLNAHAYHNGPYKGFEGWVRFARDIYNAIYSPIHQLAKLDISKDEIPTGQGFATARMLSDVSLSDEIRHHDSWREYTGGYDSVSKLREREYPDFSGAAPNQQEAV, from the coding sequence ATGCCTTATCATGAGTTTGAATGCAGTAAATGCATTCCGGAACGAAAACAACATGCGGTCGTTAAAGGCCCGGATGAAGATATCACCTCTGCACTGCCATTGGGGTATTTAAATACCATTCCGGGAACCATTTCTGAACGGGGATGTGCCTATTGTGGTGCAAAACACGTTATCGGTACGCCGATGAAGGATGTTATTCATATCAGTCATGGTCCGGTCGGTTGTACTTATGACACCTGGCAGACGAAACGTTATATCAGCGATAACGATAACTTTCAACTGAAGTATACCTTTGCCACCGACATGAAAGAGAAACACATCGTATTCGGTGCGGAGAAGGTTTTGAAGAATAATATTAACGAAGCATTTGATGCGCATCCCAATATCAAACGCATGACCATTTATCAGACCTGCGCCTCTGCCCTGATTGGTGATGATATTGCTGCCATTGCGCAGGAAGTGATGGATGAACGTCCTGACGTTGATATTTTCGTCTGTAATTCACCGGGCTTTGCTGGTCCAAGCCAGTCCGGTGGACACCACAAAATCAATATTGCCTGGGTGAACCAAAAAGTTGGTACGGTGGAACCAACGATCACCAGCGATTACGTCATCAATTATGTCGGTGAATATAATATCCAGGGCGATCAGGAAGTGATGGTCGATTATTTCAAACGGATGGGAATCCAGGTGTTGTCCACCTTTACCGGCAACGGTTCCTATGACGATCTGCGTGCGATGCACAAAGCACATTTGAATGTACTGGAGTGCGCCCGTTCAGCGGAATATATCTGCAACGAATTGCGCGTGCGCTATGGCATTCCACGTCTGGATATTGACGGTTTTGGCTTTGATCCGCTGGCGGATTCCCTGCGCAAAATTGGCCTGTTCTTCGGTATTGAAGACCGCGCCCAGGCGATTATCGACGAGGAGGTAGCCCGCTGGAAACCTGAGCTGGATTGGTACAAAGCGCGGCTGAAAGGCAAGAAAGTCTGTTTATGGCCGGGGGGCTCCAAGCTGTGGCACTGGGCACACGTCATACACGCGGAAATGGGGGTCGAAGTGGTGTCGGTTTACACCAAGTTCGGTCATCAGGGGGATATGGAGAAGGGCATTGCCCGTTGTGAAGCCGGTGCGCTGGCAATCGACGATCCCAATGAGCTGGAGTCGCTGGAAGCCATGTACAAACTCAAACCGGATGTCATTTTCACCGGTAAACGGCCGGGCGAAGTGGCGAAAAAAATCCGCGTGCCCTATCTCAATGCCCATGCTTACCACAACGGGCCCTACAAAGGGTTTGAAGGCTGGGTGCGCTTTGCACGCGATATCTATAACGCCATCTATTCCCCCATTCATCAACTGGCGAAACTGGATATCAGCAAGGATGAAATTCCCACCGGGCAGGGGTTTGCCACTGCCCGCATGTTGTCAGATGTCAGCCTGAGCGACGAGATACGTCACCACGACAGCTGGCGCGAATATACCGGCGGCTACGACAGCGTCAGCAAATTACGCGAGCGTGAGTATCCCGATTTTTCCGGCGCGGCACCGAACCAACAGGAGGCGGTATGA
- the anfG gene encoding Fe-only nitrogenase subunit delta, with translation MTQDEQVELMVDYIMKHCLWQFHSRNWDREKQNAGILGKTQQLLCDEPVELGTPADRCYWVDAVVLADAYRTRFSWLQAMSHEAITTLMTALHQRLDYLTITGSLNAELTDKRY, from the coding sequence ATGACACAGGATGAACAGGTGGAACTGATGGTGGATTACATCATGAAACATTGCCTGTGGCAGTTTCACTCCCGTAACTGGGATCGGGAAAAACAGAACGCCGGAATTTTGGGCAAAACACAGCAGCTGCTCTGTGATGAGCCGGTTGAGTTGGGCACACCTGCCGATCGCTGCTACTGGGTGGATGCGGTGGTGCTCGCCGATGCGTACCGTACCCGTTTTTCGTGGCTGCAGGCGATGAGCCACGAAGCGATAACGACATTAATGACGGCGCTGCACCAGCGCCTTGATTACCTGACAATCACCGGTTCGCTGAATGCCGAACTGACGGATAAGCGTTACTAA
- a CDS encoding Rrf2 family transcriptional regulator, giving the protein MRQDNKLSRTLHVLLHMACHDKVYTSEQIALMLGTNSAVVRRTLAGLRDAGFVSAVKGHHGGWRIAGDLKGISLLDIYRAVGAKHLFAIGGGDENPECAVEASVNQALGNVLDEAEQLLLARFSEISLEDLRVGFKRHCPEDL; this is encoded by the coding sequence ATGCGTCAGGACAACAAGCTTTCCCGGACACTGCACGTTTTACTGCACATGGCATGTCACGACAAAGTGTATACCTCGGAACAAATCGCCCTGATGCTTGGAACGAACAGCGCTGTGGTCAGGCGTACTCTGGCTGGGTTACGCGATGCGGGTTTTGTCTCTGCGGTAAAAGGCCACCACGGTGGCTGGCGTATTGCCGGTGATCTCAAGGGTATCAGCTTGCTTGATATCTATCGTGCGGTGGGCGCTAAGCATCTTTTTGCCATCGGCGGAGGGGATGAAAACCCGGAATGCGCTGTTGAAGCTTCGGTTAATCAGGCGCTGGGCAATGTGCTGGATGAGGCTGAACAACTACTCCTCGCTCGTTTTTCTGAAATCAGTCTTGAAGACCTGAGAGTAGGTTTCAAACGTCATTGTCCTGAAGACCTGTAG
- a CDS encoding DUF1360 domain-containing protein, which translates to MTPELSSNLSICMMIALASASLSMTITQTELFAPLRAWTARKNGMLGHLFSCFYCMSHWMVAAGMLFYRPALLHSDIGLVDWLVTAFVVLTVTTFINGLLFKVFQAAVRTHVMKHEAQQTLNSHK; encoded by the coding sequence ATGACTCCCGAATTATCTTCAAATCTCTCAATCTGCATGATGATTGCCCTGGCATCTGCCAGTCTGTCGATGACAATTACCCAAACCGAACTTTTTGCACCGCTACGGGCATGGACAGCACGGAAAAATGGCATGCTGGGGCATCTTTTTAGTTGTTTTTATTGCATGAGCCACTGGATGGTCGCGGCGGGAATGTTGTTCTATCGACCTGCACTTTTGCATAGTGACATCGGTCTGGTCGACTGGCTGGTGACCGCTTTTGTCGTGCTGACAGTCACTACATTTATCAATGGGTTATTGTTTAAAGTTTTTCAGGCTGCTGTTCGCACTCATGTGATGAAACATGAAGCGCAACAAACGCTGAACTCACATAAGTAA
- a CDS encoding pyridoxamine 5'-phosphate oxidase family protein, which yields MSSTPLAHPHGAMRRDEREITEPAQIDAILQEGRVMYIALACEDMPFLLPVFYVWDGTALWFHSARSGSKIDMMKRNANICFAVSSYGGIIEDPLACNFEARHRTVIGLGKTHFVDDDSEKVTMLHRLMARFSDKTFTFPAANLTATQVIRIDITSLKGKQHGY from the coding sequence ATGAGCAGCACACCATTAGCCCATCCGCACGGTGCAATGCGACGCGATGAGCGGGAGATTACCGAACCGGCGCAGATCGATGCCATTTTGCAGGAGGGGCGTGTGATGTATATCGCCCTGGCCTGCGAGGATATGCCGTTTTTGCTGCCGGTGTTTTATGTCTGGGATGGCACGGCGCTATGGTTTCACTCGGCCCGTAGCGGCAGCAAGATCGACATGATGAAGCGTAACGCCAATATCTGTTTTGCCGTCTCCAGCTATGGCGGAATCATTGAGGATCCGCTGGCATGTAATTTTGAGGCGCGGCATCGCACGGTAATTGGTCTGGGTAAAACCCATTTTGTCGATGATGACAGCGAAAAAGTGACCATGCTGCACCGGCTGATGGCGCGTTTTAGCGATAAAACCTTCACTTTCCCAGCCGCTAACCTGACAGCGACGCAGGTCATCCGCATCGATATTACGTCGCTGAAAGGTAAACAACACGGCTACTGA
- the anfK gene encoding Fe-only nitrogenase subunit beta, with the protein MSCELKAKDRTGVINPIFTCQPAGAQYVSIGIKDCIGIVHGGQGCVMFVRLLISQHLKESFEIASSSVHEDGAVFGALDRVEQAVDVLLMRYPHVKVIPIITTCSTEVIGDDVDGVVRKLNEGLLQEKYAGREVHLIPIHTPSFVGSMISGYDVAVRDIVKYFARKGEPNGKINLITGWVNPGDVTALKHLLQAMDIDATVLFEIEDFDSPLMPSGNTVSHGNTTIADLVDTANASATLALNRYEGAKAARYLEEAFQVPAMIGPTPIGIRNTDTFLHNLKKLTGKPIPPSLVRERGIALDALTDLVHMFLADKKVAIYGNPDLVVGLAEFCLDLEMKPVLLLLGDDNATYKSDPRIQALQQQVDYRMEIITNADLWEMEKRITDGELALDLILGHSKGRFTAIDNQIPMVRVGFPTYDRAGHYRHPVVGYAGAIWLAEQMANTLFTDMEYKKNKEWILNVW; encoded by the coding sequence ATGTCTTGTGAATTGAAAGCGAAAGACCGCACTGGGGTGATCAACCCCATCTTTACCTGCCAGCCCGCTGGTGCGCAGTACGTCAGTATCGGCATCAAAGATTGTATCGGTATTGTCCATGGCGGTCAGGGTTGCGTGATGTTTGTACGCCTGCTGATTTCCCAGCATCTGAAAGAGAGTTTTGAAATTGCGTCGTCGTCGGTACATGAAGACGGGGCGGTGTTTGGTGCATTGGATCGCGTGGAACAGGCGGTCGATGTGCTGCTGATGCGCTATCCCCACGTTAAGGTTATCCCGATCATCACCACCTGCTCGACTGAGGTCATCGGTGATGACGTTGACGGTGTGGTCCGCAAACTCAACGAAGGATTGTTGCAGGAGAAGTATGCCGGGCGCGAAGTGCACCTGATCCCAATCCACACCCCGAGTTTTGTCGGCAGTATGATCAGTGGCTACGATGTGGCGGTGCGCGATATCGTCAAATATTTTGCGCGCAAAGGGGAGCCCAACGGCAAAATTAATCTGATCACCGGATGGGTGAATCCTGGCGATGTGACGGCGCTGAAGCACCTGTTGCAGGCCATGGATATTGATGCCACGGTGTTATTTGAAATCGAAGATTTCGACTCACCGCTGATGCCGTCCGGCAATACGGTGTCGCACGGTAACACCACCATTGCTGATCTGGTCGATACCGCCAACGCCAGCGCGACCCTTGCCCTTAATCGTTATGAAGGGGCGAAAGCGGCGCGCTATCTGGAAGAAGCCTTCCAGGTCCCGGCGATGATCGGGCCCACACCTATTGGCATCCGCAATACTGATACCTTCCTGCATAACCTGAAAAAGTTAACCGGTAAGCCGATCCCACCGTCACTGGTGCGTGAGCGTGGTATTGCGCTGGATGCGCTGACCGACCTGGTCCATATGTTCCTTGCCGATAAAAAGGTCGCAATTTATGGCAACCCGGACCTGGTGGTGGGGCTGGCGGAGTTTTGTCTCGATCTGGAAATGAAACCGGTGTTGCTGCTGCTGGGGGACGATAACGCCACCTATAAAAGTGATCCGCGCATTCAGGCGCTGCAACAACAGGTGGATTACAGGATGGAAATCATCACCAACGCCGACCTGTGGGAGATGGAAAAGCGTATTACTGACGGTGAGCTGGCGCTGGATTTGATCCTCGGTCATTCCAAAGGGCGCTTTACCGCGATTGATAACCAAATTCCGATGGTGCGTGTTGGTTTCCCCACCTATGACCGCGCCGGGCATTACCGGCATCCGGTGGTGGGCTATGCCGGGGCGATTTGGCTGGCGGAGCAGATGGCGAACACCCTGTTTACCGATATGGAATACAAGAAAAACAAAGAGTGGATCCTGAATGTCTGGTAA
- a CDS encoding YdgH/BhsA/McbA-like domain containing protein, producing the protein MKTIKAMTIAAAAALSLMSAASFAQSISVTADTLDGAEAQVAAQAAQHGDQYKITEANTNNRVHMTAELYK; encoded by the coding sequence ATGAAAACTATCAAAGCAATGACCATCGCCGCCGCAGCCGCTCTTTCTCTGATGTCAGCAGCAAGCTTCGCTCAGAGCATTTCTGTTACCGCCGATACTCTGGACGGTGCCGAAGCGCAGGTTGCCGCTCAGGCTGCACAGCATGGCGATCAGTATAAAATTACCGAAGCGAACACCAATAACCGTGTTCACATGACCGCAGAACTGTACAAATAA
- the nifH gene encoding nitrogenase iron protein, whose product MTRKLAIYGKGGIGKSTTTQNTAAALAWFHGKKVFIHGCDPKADSTRLILGGKPQETLMDVLRDQGAEKITNEMVVKTGVFNIRCVESGGPEPGVGCAGRGVITAIDLMEDNKAYTDDLDFIFFDVLGDVVCGGFAMPIRDGKAQEVYIVASGEMMAIYAANNICKGLVKYAKQSGVRLGGIICNSRNVDGEKEFLEEFTAAIGTKMLHFVPRDNIVQKAEFNKKTVTEFDPNANQAQEYRELGRKIIENEDLVIPRPLTMDQLEKMVVKYGFMD is encoded by the coding sequence ATGACACGCAAACTGGCTATATATGGAAAGGGAGGGATCGGTAAATCGACGACGACGCAGAATACCGCCGCCGCACTTGCCTGGTTCCACGGTAAAAAAGTATTTATTCATGGTTGTGACCCAAAAGCAGATTCCACCCGCCTGATTCTCGGTGGTAAACCGCAGGAAACATTGATGGATGTACTGCGCGATCAAGGGGCCGAAAAAATCACCAATGAAATGGTGGTGAAAACCGGCGTATTTAATATTCGTTGCGTTGAATCAGGCGGTCCGGAACCCGGCGTCGGTTGTGCCGGTCGTGGCGTCATTACCGCGATTGATTTGATGGAGGATAATAAAGCCTATACCGACGATCTCGATTTTATTTTCTTTGATGTGCTGGGTGATGTGGTATGTGGCGGGTTCGCCATGCCGATTCGCGACGGTAAAGCGCAGGAAGTATATATCGTGGCGTCGGGCGAAATGATGGCGATTTATGCGGCGAATAATATCTGTAAAGGGCTGGTGAAATATGCCAAACAAAGCGGTGTACGCTTAGGTGGCATTATCTGTAATAGCCGCAATGTGGACGGTGAGAAGGAATTTCTGGAAGAGTTTACCGCCGCCATTGGCACCAAAATGCTCCACTTTGTACCGCGTGACAACATCGTGCAGAAGGCGGAATTCAACAAGAAAACCGTGACCGAATTCGACCCAAATGCCAACCAGGCGCAGGAGTACCGGGAGTTAGGGCGCAAGATTATCGAGAATGAAGATCTGGTCATCCCGCGACCCCTGACGATGGATCAACTGGAAAAAATGGTCGTCAAATACGGTTTTATGGATTGA